The following DNA comes from Microbacterium terregens.
GGGTGCCGAGCGCGGTGACATCACCCGCGAAGTACAGGGGCAGCTGGACGGCGAGTCGCACGGCGAACAGAGCCGCCCAGGCGATGGCAAGCCAGAAGAACACGCGCCGCTTGCGCTTGTCGGCCCGCCAGCGCGTGCCCTCGCTCATCAGGAAGCCCACGGCGAGGCCGATCAGCGACCAGCCGATGAGCGCCGAGACGAGGAAGGCGGTGCCGTAGGCGGCGTTGGTGAAGAATCCCAGCACGAAGTTGTCCTGGCCGCGCCCCGTCCACAGTGCGAGGGCTGCGGCGCCGGCGGTCGCCAGCAATCCGCCGATGGCGGCGGACGGCGGCGACTTCGTGGCGAGTCGGATGATCGTGAAGATCGCCGCGAGGCCGACCGACAGGCCCAGCGACAGCCACAGGTTGCCGGCCTGCGCGGTGGGGTCGTAGGTGACGGTGAACACGACGACGAACACGAGGCTCGGCAGGACCGATTCCAGGATGCCGCGCCACCCGCCCATCGCGCGCCAGACCACGTGCCCGGTGGGTGCACCGTCCGCCGG
Coding sequences within:
- a CDS encoding DUF3159 domain-containing protein → MTDAPRPSADPDPDDAPDQPGPSASELLGAALGGAALRAGLDPADGAPTGHVVWRAMGGWRGILESVLPSLVFVVVFTVTYDPTAQAGNLWLSLGLSVGLAAIFTIIRLATKSPPSAAIGGLLATAGAAALALWTGRGQDNFVLGFFTNAAYGTAFLVSALIGWSLIGLAVGFLMSEGTRWRADKRKRRVFFWLAIAWAALFAVRLAVQLPLYFAGDVTALGTLKLIMGLPLFAPLVAVTWLAVRALYPPTRK